One Deinococcus roseus genomic region harbors:
- a CDS encoding LapA family protein, giving the protein MKFLQALMVIGLVLLAIFTVANFDALMAPHTLNLFWISSYMVPMGILLVILIALITIGYALAVTFIDLRSKAEINRYLKQMEQMRTAIDQAEASRFTQLREYIDQQMAGLASRVESRVDRVRDELAADIGQLEDAVFRKGHDPREREL; this is encoded by the coding sequence GTGAAATTCTTGCAAGCGCTGATGGTGATTGGGCTGGTCCTGCTGGCCATTTTCACCGTGGCCAATTTTGATGCCCTGATGGCTCCTCATACCCTCAACCTTTTCTGGATCAGCAGTTACATGGTGCCCATGGGCATTCTGCTGGTCATTTTGATTGCCCTGATCACCATAGGTTATGCCCTGGCGGTGACCTTCATTGACCTGAGGTCCAAAGCCGAAATCAACCGCTACCTCAAACAGATGGAACAGATGCGCACCGCCATTGACCAGGCCGAAGCCAGCCGTTTCACCCAGCTCAGGGAATACATCGACCAGCAGATGGCCGGTCTGGCCTCCCGGGTGGAAAGCCGGGTGGACCGCGTGCGGGACGAACTGGCCGCAGACATTGGCCAGCTGGAAGATGCGGTGTTTCGCAAAGGTCATGACCCCAGAGAACGCGAGCTTTGA
- the accD gene encoding acetyl-CoA carboxylase, carboxyltransferase subunit beta has translation MALNKFFQRKRPQATQTDDIPDLWSKCQHCGTQIYNREFDQNLRVCPKCGFHHRIPVMKRLEFLLDEGSFQQKSGHIYPKDPLNFVDTETYQDRLNRTQKKVGRPDAIVWGQGSIEGTDLSVVVMDFEFSGGSMGSVVGEEIARAAEFAAEHHQPLLIIAASGGARMQESALSLMQLAKTTVALQKLAEKGLPYFSLLTDPTTGGVTASFATIADVILAEPGALIGFAGPRVIQQTIRQNLPEGFQRAEFLEKHGMIDSVVDRRKQREVFKTLFTHFGGAS, from the coding sequence ATGGCGCTAAACAAGTTTTTTCAGCGAAAGAGACCGCAGGCCACCCAGACCGACGACATTCCAGACCTCTGGTCCAAATGTCAGCACTGCGGCACCCAGATCTACAACCGTGAATTTGACCAGAACCTGAGGGTGTGCCCCAAGTGCGGATTTCATCACCGCATTCCGGTGATGAAACGCCTGGAATTCCTGCTGGATGAAGGCAGCTTTCAGCAAAAAAGCGGTCACATCTACCCCAAAGACCCCCTCAATTTTGTGGACACTGAGACCTACCAGGACCGCCTGAACCGCACCCAGAAAAAGGTGGGCCGCCCGGACGCCATCGTGTGGGGACAGGGCAGCATTGAGGGCACAGACCTCAGTGTGGTGGTGATGGACTTCGAGTTTTCTGGTGGCAGCATGGGCAGTGTGGTGGGCGAGGAAATTGCCCGCGCAGCCGAATTTGCAGCAGAGCACCATCAGCCCCTGCTGATCATTGCTGCTTCAGGTGGGGCACGCATGCAGGAAAGTGCTCTGAGCCTGATGCAGCTGGCCAAAACCACCGTGGCCCTGCAAAAACTGGCAGAAAAAGGCCTGCCTTACTTCAGCCTGCTCACCGATCCCACCACAGGAGGGGTCACGGCTTCCTTTGCCACCATCGCAGATGTGATTCTGGCCGAACCCGGAGCTTTGATTGGTTTTGCAGGTCCCCGGGTGATCCAGCAAACCATCCGCCAGAACCTGCCGGAAGGCTTTCAGCGGGCAGAATTTCTGGAGAAGCACGGCATGATCGACAGCGTGGTGGACCGCCGCAAACAGCGCGAGGTCTTCAAGACGCTGTTCACCCACTTCGGGGGTGCTTCATGA
- a CDS encoding acetyl-CoA carboxylase carboxyltransferase subunit alpha: protein MSLLDLEKTLTELERTSQETGVDLSTEIANVKHKIEQTRAQTHTQVSRWERVQLARIPTRPTSLDYVDRVFSDFLELHGDRAFGDDQALIGGPAKLGNRSVMLIMQQRGKDTKDNIKRNFAMAHPEGYRKAMRLMDLADKFKLPVIALIDTQGAYPGLAAEERGQAWAIAESIQRMSLLKVPAISVVLSEGGSGGALAIGVGNRVLMMENAWYSVISPESCAAILWRDSKEAPKAAEALKLTAPDLLELGIVEEVIPEPRGGAHLDPQHAAQNLQNALQRHLDELSQLSPEELVEQRASRFRNLGVFMEI from the coding sequence ATGAGCCTGCTGGACCTGGAAAAAACCCTCACCGAACTCGAAAGAACCAGCCAGGAAACTGGAGTGGACCTCTCCACCGAAATTGCCAACGTCAAGCACAAAATCGAACAGACCCGCGCCCAGACCCACACCCAGGTCAGCCGCTGGGAACGGGTGCAACTGGCCCGCATTCCCACCCGGCCCACCAGCCTGGATTACGTGGACCGTGTCTTCAGTGACTTTCTGGAATTGCACGGAGACCGGGCGTTCGGAGACGACCAGGCCCTGATTGGAGGTCCGGCCAAACTGGGCAACCGCAGCGTGATGCTGATCATGCAGCAGCGCGGCAAGGACACCAAAGACAACATCAAACGCAACTTTGCCATGGCCCACCCGGAAGGGTACCGCAAAGCCATGCGTCTGATGGATCTGGCAGACAAATTTAAACTTCCGGTCATTGCCCTGATCGACACCCAGGGAGCTTACCCGGGTCTTGCTGCAGAAGAACGCGGGCAGGCCTGGGCCATTGCAGAGAGCATCCAGCGCATGAGCCTGCTGAAGGTGCCCGCCATCAGCGTGGTGCTCAGCGAAGGGGGCTCTGGTGGTGCGCTGGCCATCGGGGTGGGCAACCGGGTGCTGATGATGGAAAACGCCTGGTACAGCGTGATCAGCCCAGAATCCTGTGCTGCCATCCTGTGGCGGGATTCCAAAGAAGCCCCCAAGGCCGCAGAAGCCCTGAAGCTGACGGCCCCCGATTTGCTGGAACTGGGCATCGTGGAAGAAGTGATCCCCGAACCCAGAGGTGGAGCCCACCTGGATCCGCAGCACGCCGCCCAGAATTTGCAAAACGCCCTGCAGCGCCACCTGGATGAACTCAGTCAGCTTTCCCCTGAAGAACTGGTGGAACAGCGGGCCAGCCGTTTCCGCAACCTTGGCGTGTTCATGGAAATCTGA